CGGCGGTGTCGGCGTTGGGGATGCTCTGGGCTGGCCAGCTGGTCGGTGGTAGGTTCTCGTCCGACGTGTAGACGAGCAGGAGGTCGACGTGCACGTGCCCGTGCGGTACGAGCGGGTGGCCGCGGCGGCCGAGGCCGAGGCGCCTGGCTTCGGTGCGGACGGCGTCGACGTAGGCGGCCGCTGGGACGTTGTCGCGGCCGTCGCCGTTGCGTTCCCGGGATTGTGGCCTGCCTGGGATGATGATGCGCACCGCCGCCTCCTTCGCGGGGGATCGTGCGCCCCGGAGGGGCGGTGCTGGGTTGATGGTAGCAGACGATGTGGCGGTCATGAGTCCCCTGTCATCTCCTCGATCGTGACTGTGAGCGCGCCCCCGGCGCGCGGCTCGCCCCGCACGATGCGCAGGTCGTCCACCTGGCTGTCGTCGTCGAACACCCGCGCGAACGCGAGCGCGTCCAGCACGGCCTTGTTCAGGTTGTCCAGGTCGCGGCGCCGGCGGTCGGGCGGGTGGGCGGTGATGGTGAGCCGGACGCGGGCGGCGCCGAGGCGGTCGGTGGCTTGCATGGCGCACGCGGCTGCGACGTTCCCTCGGTACTCGTGGCCCTGGTGACTGATGTGCATGCGGTGGCCGGCGCGGCGCCAGTACGTGTTCACGCTCGGTGGCCAGGGCAGCTCGAGGGTCACCGTGTGACTCCGGCGAGGCGGTCGGCTTCGTCCTGGGCGGCGCGGTCGTTGGTCGCGGCGAACCATGCCTTGCGGCTCATGGCCTTGCGGCGGTCGCAGCACTCGAGTGGCGGGTGCCACCACACGACGCGGCCGCAGGAGCTGTACGTGGGTTCGGCGCCGGCGTCGCAGTACGGGCAGCCCTTCTCGGGGTCGCCGAGGATGATCGCGCCCGTCTCGTCCCGTGGCTCGTTCGCGAACAGCGGCCTCACGAGGGGCCCTCGAGGGCGAGCGTCTCGCCCGGCAGGAGGCGCTGCTGCGCTGGGGCGGGCGTGGCCTCGTGCTCGGCTTTGAACGCGCGCTCGAGCTGCGCGAGGCGGTGCTCGCTGGCTTCCTCGAGGTCGCGGAACGTCGCGCCGGAGCGCTTGAGAACGGCGATCGCTTCGGGCGGCGCGTCGTGTGGGCGGCCGGCCTTCAGGGCCTTGATGAGCGCTTGCCACGCTTCGCCGGCGAGCTGCTTCGGGTCGCCCTTGGCGGCGTGGAGGAACTCGACGGGCGCCGGCCAGAACCTCGCCTCCTCGAAGAGCTTGCGGGCGGCTGCGGTGAACTCTTCGGTGGTGAGGCGAGCGTCGACGTACTCGAAGTAGCGCTGGATCAGCAGCGCGTGGGGTTCGCGGCCGAAGCGCTCGAGGAGCAGCGTGAACTCGGCGGTGAACACGCGACGGTCGACGGGCATCAGAGTCCCCCGATCGCGTCGGCGACGGCCTTGGCCTTGTCCGCGAGGCGTCGGTCGCTGTCGCTCAGGCCGCCAGAACTTCGCCATTTCTCCGCCCAGTTGAGGACCTTGCCGCCGGTGAGGAGGTTCCCGAGGCCGTAGCCTTTCTCGCGCCAGTACGGTTCGCGGGCGACCTGCTTGACGGCGTCGGTGAAGGTGTCGAGCGCTGCGTCGCCGAGCTCGCGGCGGAGGCGGTCGATCTGCCCGCGCCTGGTGCTGTTGAGGGACTGCACCCTGGGGAGGGGCCCGCGGTTGGCGTTCCAGGCGTCGACGAACGCCTGGTACCTGGGTGGTTCGGGTCCCTCTCGTCGAGGCGCAGCCTCGACATCGCCGGGGGGAGTCGTCGCAAGCTCGGGCGACGAGGGTTTCTCGTTCCCGTTCTCGTTAACGTTCCCGTTCTCGTTAACGTTCTCCACTGGCGTTGCACGTGCATTGCCGGTGCCTTGCTGGTGCTGCGCATCGGCTGGCGACGTGGTGGGGCGCTGCTCGACCGGGGCGTCGCCGGTGGGCTGCCTGTGCGGTGTCGGTGCGGGGAGTAGGAGCTGGTCGCGGCAGGGTCCGGCGGCGGGGTCGGTGGGGCCCGGGAAGGCGCTCTTCGCCTCCTTGGCGTTCGGCTTGTTGAAGCGGGCGAAGTCGACGTATTCGAGGATGGCGTCGTTGTCGCCGTCGCTGTAGACGCGGATGAGGTCGGCAGCCCAGAGCTCGCGGAGGCAGCCGGCGAGTTCCTCGATGGTGAAGTCGCTGCGGCGGAAGACGAGGGCCTTGAGGACGAAGGGTTCGGCCACGTGCCTGCCCTCCCTGTCGAGGAAGGGCAGGATCGTGGCGTAGACGAGGCGGGCGTCTCTGGTGACGCTGTTGAGCTTCTGGCTTCGGGCGAAGCCTTGGTCGAGCATGCGGCCGCGGGCCACGGCTAGTCACCTCCTTGGAAGAGCTGCGGCTGTTCGTCGATGTCGAGGTCTGGCGTGGGCCTAGGCAGGGTCTCCTCCGCCTCTGGTGCGGTCCTGGCGGTGTCGGGGAC
The DNA window shown above is from Trueperaceae bacterium and carries:
- a CDS encoding RusA family crossover junction endodeoxyribonuclease, with amino-acid sequence MTLELPWPPSVNTYWRRAGHRMHISHQGHEYRGNVAAACAMQATDRLGAARVRLTITAHPPDRRRRDLDNLNKAVLDALAFARVFDDDSQVDDLRIVRGEPRAGGALTVTIEEMTGDS